The following are from one region of the Gammaproteobacteria bacterium genome:
- the era gene encoding GTPase Era translates to MTADDDFRTGYVAIIGRPNVGKSTLLNKLLQQKISITSRKAQTTRFRINGILTDQHTQFVFVDTPGFQTQYTNRLNAAMNRAVTQSMQDVDVILFVIEAMRFDQRDIAALKILPENVPVILVVNKIDKLSDKKQLLPFLSEVAKAFTFAAVVPVSAMHKVQLPDLLDVIRGYLPVNQPLYDQDEVTDRSERFIAGEFIREKLFRLVGDEIPYSTSVVVDQFKQEDQLYKVYATILVEKPNQKAIIIGKKGEKLKQIATQARQDMELLLGGKVYLEVWVKVKSGWADDDSVLRNLGYE, encoded by the coding sequence ATGACTGCTGACGACGATTTCCGTACCGGTTACGTCGCCATTATCGGCCGTCCCAATGTGGGTAAATCGACCTTGCTCAACAAGCTGCTGCAACAAAAAATCAGCATCACATCGAGAAAAGCCCAGACCACCCGTTTCCGGATAAACGGTATTCTGACGGATCAGCACACGCAATTTGTCTTTGTCGATACCCCTGGCTTTCAAACGCAATACACTAACCGTTTAAATGCGGCGATGAACCGGGCGGTGACACAAAGCATGCAGGATGTGGATGTGATTCTGTTTGTCATCGAAGCGATGCGCTTTGATCAGCGCGATATTGCAGCGCTGAAAATCCTGCCGGAAAATGTTCCGGTTATTTTGGTCGTCAATAAAATCGATAAACTGTCGGACAAAAAACAGTTGTTGCCGTTCTTGAGCGAGGTGGCGAAAGCGTTTACGTTTGCCGCCGTCGTGCCGGTGAGCGCCATGCACAAGGTTCAACTGCCGGATTTGCTCGATGTGATCCGGGGTTATTTGCCGGTGAATCAACCGTTGTATGATCAAGACGAAGTAACCGATCGCAGCGAGCGTTTTATCGCCGGGGAATTTATCCGGGAGAAGCTATTCCGCTTGGTTGGCGATGAAATTCCCTATTCCACCAGTGTCGTGGTCGATCAATTTAAACAGGAAGATCAGTTGTATAAAGTTTATGCCACGATTCTGGTCGAGAAACCGAACCAGAAAGCGATTATCATTGGCAAAAAAGGTGAAAAGCTCAAGCAAATCGCCACTCAGGCGCGCCAAGACATGGAATTGCTACTGGGCGGTAAAGTGTATCTGGAAGTATGGGTGAAAGTGAAAAGCGGCTGGGCTGATGACGACAGTGTGCTGAGAAATCTTGGTTATGAATAA
- a CDS encoding MucB/RseB C-terminal domain-containing protein, with protein MISRKIFALFLLFAVNLQIAFAQELSRSSESALGWLKKMADAPRRHNYSGTFVYYANEYMETSRIAHKTDQTGEREKIEVLDGSPRIVFRDNDEMQCYLPESKRIFTEKRWFRKFFPDVLPLPLDDVDKNYYVKETGRERVSDHECQVLSLTPRDSLRYGHQFWIDVKTGVPVKAAVTNGNQIIEQFAFAQLEIDGEIDSSQIKPSRTLISDEWKTTNLLNSILNEGELKWRVGNLPAGFRKLVEMKRNLIEKTSLVDHIAVSDGLATVSVFIEPLMKDSPLPVPGFFTSRGAINIYVRTANENKITTVGEVPLETLKLIGDSVVQHD; from the coding sequence ATGATTAGCCGCAAAATATTCGCGCTGTTTTTATTATTTGCGGTTAATCTCCAGATAGCATTTGCGCAAGAATTATCTCGCTCATCGGAAAGCGCACTTGGCTGGTTAAAAAAAATGGCTGATGCGCCGCGCCGGCACAACTACTCAGGAACGTTCGTATATTATGCTAATGAATATATGGAGACATCGCGTATTGCGCACAAGACGGATCAAACCGGTGAACGTGAAAAAATTGAAGTTTTAGACGGATCGCCGCGTATCGTTTTTCGTGATAACGATGAAATGCAATGTTATCTACCGGAAAGTAAAAGAATATTTACTGAGAAACGTTGGTTTCGTAAATTCTTTCCTGATGTTCTTCCTTTGCCACTCGATGATGTTGACAAGAATTACTACGTCAAGGAAACCGGGCGCGAGCGAGTCTCGGATCATGAGTGCCAAGTTCTATCTCTAACACCGCGAGATTCTTTACGCTATGGGCATCAATTTTGGATTGATGTTAAAACGGGGGTACCGGTTAAAGCGGCTGTTACCAACGGCAATCAAATCATCGAGCAATTTGCTTTCGCACAACTGGAGATTGATGGGGAGATTGATTCCAGTCAAATAAAACCGAGTCGAACACTGATTTCGGATGAATGGAAGACGACAAACCTGCTGAATTCCATTTTAAACGAGGGCGAATTAAAGTGGCGAGTCGGGAATTTGCCTGCCGGTTTCAGAAAATTGGTTGAAATGAAACGCAATTTAATTGAAAAGACTTCATTGGTCGATCATATTGCGGTATCTGACGGACTCGCAACAGTTTCCGTATTTATAGAGCCGCTTATGAAGGATTCCCCTTTGCCTGTACCTGGTTTTTTCACCAGTCGCGGTGCAATAAATATTTATGTTCGTACAGCGAATGAAAATAAAATAACGACAGTCGGCGAAGTCCCGTTGGAGACGCTTAAACTCATAGGCGATTCAGTTGTGCAACACGATTGA
- a CDS encoding sigma-E factor negative regulatory protein: MKSKVSALMDGELDQQDVASIIEAIKKDDDLCDEWKAYHLIGDALRQSTRLSMNISYDVSQKLKTEPTILSPNISHTTEKKQTRKVLAFSMAASIVAMVSGWVIMNNLYKPQQMIVADQSKRDNNLAASPVPVSSPPLIHNYSHPPIEMNDYLFVHREFSPGITMNGQVTNVNSVTDYQERYGR; encoded by the coding sequence GTGAAGAGTAAAGTATCTGCATTAATGGATGGTGAACTTGATCAACAAGATGTTGCAAGTATTATCGAAGCGATAAAAAAGGATGATGATCTGTGTGATGAGTGGAAAGCGTATCATTTGATCGGCGATGCGTTACGGCAATCCACACGATTATCGATGAATATTTCTTACGATGTCAGCCAGAAATTAAAAACCGAACCAACAATCCTCTCTCCCAATATATCCCACACGACAGAAAAAAAACAAACGCGCAAAGTGCTGGCGTTCTCAATGGCGGCTTCAATAGTCGCAATGGTCTCAGGATGGGTGATCATGAATAATTTATATAAGCCGCAACAAATGATTGTGGCGGATCAATCCAAACGTGACAATAATCTAGCCGCTTCTCCCGTCCCAGTCTCCTCTCCTCCCCTGATACATAATTATTCTCACCCTCCAATTGAAATGAACGACTACCTGTTTGTACATCGTGAGTTTTCCCCAGGGATCACAATGAACGGGCAAGTTACCAATGTCAACAGCGTGACGGACTACCAGGAAAGATATGGTAGATGA
- the pdxJ gene encoding pyridoxine 5'-phosphate synthase, producing MTIELGVNIDHVATLRQARGTSYPDPIEAALIAESAGADAITLHLREDRRHIQDRDVEILCDRLTTRMNLESAVTDEMIAIALRIKPHDICLVPERREELTTEGGLDVVKHFDQVQRACRKLAQAGIRVSLFINADPLQIEAAARAGAPVIEIHTGGYADAHTSQAQAEQFAAIRKAVDLGIDLGLKVNAGHGLHYDNVQAIAAIPEISELNIGHAIVARAIFVGFKQAVREMKQLMLAARA from the coding sequence ATGACGATTGAACTCGGTGTGAATATAGATCATGTGGCGACATTACGGCAGGCGCGCGGTACAAGTTATCCGGATCCGATCGAAGCGGCGCTGATCGCCGAATCCGCCGGAGCGGATGCGATTACGTTACATCTGCGTGAAGACCGGCGGCATATTCAGGATCGCGATGTCGAAATTTTGTGCGACCGGCTGACTACCCGGATGAATCTGGAAAGCGCGGTGACTGATGAGATGATCGCTATCGCGCTACGCATAAAACCGCACGATATTTGTCTGGTGCCGGAAAGGCGTGAAGAACTGACGACCGAGGGCGGGCTCGATGTCGTGAAGCATTTTGATCAAGTTCAACGCGCATGCCGGAAACTGGCGCAAGCGGGAATCCGCGTGTCGTTGTTCATCAATGCCGATCCGCTACAAATCGAGGCAGCTGCGCGCGCGGGTGCGCCGGTGATCGAAATTCATACCGGTGGTTATGCTGACGCGCACACATCGCAAGCGCAAGCGGAGCAATTTGCCGCCATCCGGAAAGCGGTTGATCTGGGTATCGATCTGGGTTTGAAAGTCAATGCCGGACATGGTTTGCATTATGACAATGTGCAAGCCATCGCCGCTATCCCTGAAATTTCCGAGTTGAATATCGGGCATGCGATCGTCGCCCGGGCGATTTTTGTCGGTTTCAAACAGGCTGTCCGGGAAATGAAACAATTGATGCTGGCAGCGCGTGCATGA
- the lepB gene encoding signal peptidase I: MNFPLILFVLLVITGCIYLLDFLFWKKKRAADESEPWWIEYPKSFFPIILIVFSLRSFVIEPFKIPSGSMIPTLLVGDFILVNKYTYGIRLPVINKKVFDLNEPKRGDVLVFRYPEDPSIDYIKRVVGVPGDVITYHNKQLIINGEVVKMDYDGDYKYVESGLGYIYSDRYSEYLNKDKSHSILINQDVKALQYSNVRDFPFRDNCKYHRTGFTCEVPPGNYFALGDNRDSSSDSRYWGFVPEENIVGKAFMIWWNFGNFERIGLSIE; encoded by the coding sequence ATGAATTTTCCTTTGATTTTGTTTGTACTGCTGGTGATCACCGGTTGTATTTATCTACTGGATTTCCTGTTTTGGAAAAAGAAACGTGCTGCAGATGAAAGCGAACCCTGGTGGATCGAATATCCCAAGAGCTTTTTCCCGATTATTCTGATCGTTTTCAGTTTGCGTTCCTTTGTGATTGAGCCGTTCAAGATACCTTCCGGATCGATGATCCCGACGCTGCTGGTGGGCGACTTCATTTTGGTCAACAAATATACCTATGGAATAAGGTTGCCGGTCATCAATAAAAAAGTTTTTGACTTGAATGAGCCGAAACGCGGTGACGTGTTGGTATTTCGCTACCCTGAAGACCCTTCGATCGATTACATCAAGCGCGTCGTCGGAGTGCCCGGCGACGTGATCACCTATCACAATAAACAGCTCATTATTAATGGTGAAGTGGTCAAGATGGACTACGACGGCGATTACAAATACGTGGAATCGGGTCTCGGCTATATCTATTCCGATCGCTATTCCGAGTATCTGAATAAAGATAAGAGTCATTCGATTTTGATCAATCAGGATGTTAAAGCGCTGCAATATTCAAATGTCAGAGATTTTCCGTTTCGTGACAATTGCAAGTATCACCGTACGGGATTCACCTGCGAAGTGCCACCGGGAAATTATTTCGCCCTTGGCGATAATCGCGACAGCAGCAGCGATAGCCGTTACTGGGGGTTTGTGCCGGAAGAGAATATCGTCGGCAAGGCTTTCATGATCTGGTGGAATTTTGGAAATTTTGAGCGTATCGGCTTATCCATTGAATAG
- a CDS encoding DUF4845 domain-containing protein, which produces MKHYNTRQKQKGVSLSALLVWAVILILTAIFGLRIAPAYIEYSTIERNLTAIVKDINAQSADLNHVRVLFSKRAQIDNIKSISAQDIKINKESGHIVLSASYTVRIPLVSNLSLTIDFDATSE; this is translated from the coding sequence ATGAAACATTACAATACGCGGCAAAAGCAGAAGGGTGTCAGTCTATCCGCTTTGCTCGTTTGGGCGGTGATTTTAATTCTAACCGCCATTTTCGGTTTGCGCATTGCGCCCGCGTATATTGAATACTCAACGATTGAAAGAAACTTAACGGCCATCGTTAAAGATATTAACGCGCAGAGTGCCGATTTGAATCACGTGAGGGTACTGTTCAGTAAGCGTGCGCAGATCGATAATATTAAATCTATTAGCGCGCAAGACATTAAAATCAATAAGGAAAGCGGGCATATTGTTTTAAGTGCAAGCTACACGGTGCGAATACCGCTGGTGTCTAACCTATCCTTGACGATAGATTTTGACGCGACCAGCGAGTAA
- a CDS encoding holo-ACP synthase, translating into MIFGIGTDIVESARIAQSLDRFGERFARRILTDSEWQEYHSSSKPVLYLAGRFAAKEALSKAMGTGLRHPVNFTYITITHDDLGKPFFQFHPELDRLISDKGITQHHLSISDEITMVCAFVVLEK; encoded by the coding sequence ATGATCTTCGGTATCGGTACCGATATCGTGGAATCGGCGCGTATCGCACAATCGTTGGACCGCTTTGGCGAGCGTTTTGCGCGGCGTATCCTGACCGACAGCGAATGGCAGGAATATCACTCGAGCAGCAAGCCGGTTTTGTATCTGGCCGGCCGCTTTGCCGCCAAGGAAGCGTTATCCAAAGCGATGGGCACGGGATTGCGCCATCCGGTGAATTTCACGTATATCACGATCACGCACGACGATCTGGGTAAGCCGTTTTTTCAATTCCACCCCGAGCTCGACCGGCTCATCAGTGACAAAGGCATCACGCAGCACCATCTTTCCATCAGCGATGAGATCACGATGGTTTGCGCCTTTGTCGTACTGGAGAAATAA
- the nagZ gene encoding beta-N-acetylhexosaminidase, with protein sequence MPLGPVMLDIAGTQVTEDDERRLLHPLTGGVILFTRNYTDHRQLAELTQQIHALRNPHLLIAVDHEGGRVQRFREDFTRLPAMRELGKIWDKQPARARHLALQAGYVLAAELNACGVDFSFTPVLDIDHGQSGVIGDRAFHHNPQVVADLAHQLMLGLRKGGMPAIGKHFPGHGYIRADSHVQKSIDPRRYIDIEMCDLIPFRQMIDFGLTGIMPAHVIYPEVDAKPAGFSTIWLQRILRTELQFEGCIFSDDLSMRGAGEYLESMLSRAQAALDAGCDMILVCNNPAGTDEILNGLQWEIPATSLSRLARLHARNHSGSLIKLRENGDYVQAVREISGIGCESGELPLQ encoded by the coding sequence ATGCCGCTGGGACCTGTGATGCTCGATATCGCCGGTACGCAGGTGACCGAGGATGATGAGCGCAGACTGCTGCACCCGCTCACCGGCGGGGTGATTCTTTTTACCCGCAACTATACCGATCATCGTCAACTGGCGGAACTGACGCAGCAAATTCATGCCTTGCGCAACCCGCATTTGCTGATCGCGGTCGATCATGAAGGCGGCCGCGTGCAACGTTTCCGGGAAGACTTTACACGTTTACCCGCGATGCGCGAGCTGGGGAAAATCTGGGATAAGCAACCCGCGCGCGCGCGTCATCTTGCGCTGCAAGCCGGTTATGTGTTGGCCGCAGAGTTGAATGCCTGCGGCGTCGACTTCAGCTTCACGCCGGTGCTCGATATCGATCACGGACAAAGCGGCGTAATCGGCGACCGGGCTTTTCATCACAACCCGCAAGTTGTGGCCGATCTGGCGCATCAATTGATGCTGGGACTGAGAAAAGGCGGCATGCCGGCGATCGGCAAGCATTTTCCCGGTCACGGCTACATCCGCGCAGATTCTCATGTGCAGAAATCCATCGATCCGCGCCGCTACATCGATATCGAAATGTGTGACCTGATTCCTTTCCGGCAAATGATCGATTTTGGCTTGACCGGCATCATGCCGGCGCATGTGATTTATCCGGAAGTGGATGCAAAACCGGCGGGCTTTTCAACCATCTGGTTGCAGAGGATTTTACGTACGGAACTGCAATTCGAGGGCTGTATTTTCAGTGACGATTTAAGTATGCGCGGTGCCGGAGAGTACCTGGAGTCGATGCTGTCGCGTGCGCAGGCGGCGCTCGACGCCGGTTGCGACATGATCTTGGTGTGCAATAATCCCGCCGGTACCGATGAAATTTTAAACGGTCTACAGTGGGAAATACCGGCAACGAGTCTTTCCCGTCTGGCGCGCCTGCACGCCCGCAATCACTCGGGTTCACTGATAAAACTGCGCGAAAACGGCGATTATGTCCAGGCCGTGCGTGAAATCAGCGGCATCGGCTGCGAAAGCGGCGAACTGCCGTTGCAGTAA
- a CDS encoding glutaredoxin family protein, whose protein sequence is MTTRKNDAVSSDVDQARKLIVYGREECHLCQDMILALRNLQARVSFDFQVIDIDSDPELAACYGDKIPVLFSPFTHREICHYFLDLAALDDYLAKFR, encoded by the coding sequence ATGACGACAAGAAAGAATGATGCTGTCTCGTCAGATGTGGATCAGGCGAGAAAACTGATCGTATACGGCCGGGAAGAGTGTCATCTTTGCCAGGACATGATACTTGCGCTACGGAATCTGCAAGCGCGAGTATCGTTTGATTTCCAGGTTATCGATATCGATTCCGATCCGGAACTCGCGGCGTGTTACGGAGATAAAATTCCTGTGTTGTTTTCTCCATTCACCCACCGGGAGATTTGCCATTATTTTCTCGATTTAGCAGCTTTAGATGATTATCTTGCTAAATTTCGTTAG
- the rnc gene encoding ribonuclease III, whose product MSSGALPGINQSLLDLFCRRLGYSFKHPKIVLEALTHRSHSMPNNERLEFLGDAVLNCAIAGLIYKHFPDFPEGHLSRLRASFVNQKALSDMALSLQMDQLIRLGEGELKSGGCHRPSILADAFEAVLGAIYVDSCYARAEDAVSKLFLPLMQNIDLKMQGKDPKTLLQEFLQSHKLALPEYVVVTTSGKAHKQKFKVDCVIAALNIRTSGEGTSRRSAEQAAAELAYEEVMFAP is encoded by the coding sequence ATGTCAAGCGGAGCGCTACCAGGTATTAATCAATCGTTACTCGATCTATTCTGCCGACGCCTCGGGTATTCGTTCAAGCACCCCAAAATAGTATTGGAAGCATTGACACACCGCAGCCATAGCATGCCGAATAACGAACGCTTGGAGTTTCTCGGCGACGCGGTGCTGAATTGTGCGATTGCCGGGCTGATTTATAAACATTTCCCGGATTTTCCGGAAGGGCATTTGTCGCGCTTGCGCGCCAGTTTTGTCAACCAAAAAGCGTTATCTGACATGGCGCTCAGCCTGCAGATGGACCAATTGATACGATTGGGCGAAGGGGAATTAAAAAGCGGCGGTTGTCATCGCCCGTCGATTCTTGCGGATGCTTTCGAAGCTGTGTTGGGAGCCATCTATGTCGACAGTTGCTACGCGCGGGCTGAAGATGCGGTCAGCAAGCTTTTTTTACCGTTGATGCAAAATATCGACCTTAAAATGCAAGGTAAAGATCCCAAAACGTTATTGCAGGAATTTTTGCAAAGCCATAAGTTGGCGCTGCCAGAATATGTGGTTGTTACCACCAGCGGTAAGGCGCATAAACAGAAATTCAAAGTGGATTGTGTGATAGCGGCATTGAATATTCGCACCTCGGGGGAAGGCACAAGCCGCCGCAGCGCGGAACAAGCGGCAGCGGAGCTGGCGTATGAAGAAGTCATGTTCGCACCATGA
- the lepA gene encoding elongation factor 4, translated as MQHIRNFSIIAHIDHGKSTLADRIIHLCGGLSDREMEEQVLDSMDLERERGITIKAQTAALRYKARNGETYLLNLIDTPGHVDFSYEVSRSLAACEGALLVVDASQGVEAQTVANCYTAIEQGVEVIPVLNKIDLPAADPERVIQNIEDVIGIDAHDAVKISAKTGQGIEDVLEALIAKIPEPKGDPDAPLKALIIDSWFDNYVGVVILVRVMDGTLKPGDKILLMASKAVQLCEQVGVFVPKSVNRDSLSAGEVGFIISGIKELDAAKVGDTVTSVTRPADKPLQGFKEIKPQVFAGLYPVESNQYDALRSALEKLKLNDSSLHFEPEVSQALGFGFRCGFLGLLHMDIVQERLEREYDMDLITTAPTVVYQVLMRDGSVIEIENPSKIPDLSKIDEIREPIITSTIIVPEEYVGAVITLCVSKRGNQTNMQYMGKQVMLTYEMPLNEVVMDFFDRLKSTSRGYASLDYEFKEFRASDLVKLDVLINGDKVDALSLIIHRSNSQYRGRELVQKMRELIPRQMFDIAVQAAVGAHIIARETVKALRKNVLAKCYGGDITRKRKLLEKQKAGKKRMKRVGNVEIPQEAFLAILQVDNK; from the coding sequence ATGCAGCATATTCGCAATTTTTCCATCATTGCCCATATCGATCACGGCAAATCGACATTGGCGGACCGTATTATTCATTTGTGCGGCGGCCTGTCCGATCGCGAAATGGAAGAGCAAGTGCTCGATTCGATGGATCTGGAACGCGAAAGAGGCATTACCATCAAAGCCCAGACCGCGGCATTGCGTTATAAGGCCAGAAACGGTGAAACTTATTTGTTGAATCTGATCGATACGCCGGGGCATGTGGATTTTTCCTATGAAGTTTCGCGTTCGCTAGCCGCCTGCGAAGGTGCGCTCCTGGTGGTTGACGCATCGCAGGGGGTGGAAGCGCAAACGGTAGCTAACTGTTATACCGCGATTGAACAGGGCGTTGAAGTCATTCCGGTGTTGAACAAAATCGATTTGCCGGCTGCCGATCCGGAACGGGTCATCCAGAATATTGAAGATGTCATCGGAATCGATGCGCATGATGCCGTCAAAATCAGTGCGAAAACCGGCCAGGGTATCGAAGATGTCCTGGAAGCCTTGATCGCCAAAATTCCCGAACCGAAGGGCGATCCCGATGCGCCGCTGAAGGCGCTGATTATCGATTCCTGGTTCGATAATTACGTCGGCGTGGTGATCCTGGTCAGAGTGATGGACGGCACGCTAAAACCCGGTGATAAAATTTTGCTGATGGCCAGCAAAGCGGTGCAACTGTGTGAGCAGGTCGGAGTGTTCGTGCCGAAATCGGTAAACCGCGATTCACTCAGCGCAGGGGAAGTGGGATTTATCATCTCCGGTATTAAAGAGCTCGATGCGGCCAAAGTGGGGGACACGGTGACCTCCGTCACGCGTCCGGCCGATAAACCGTTGCAAGGTTTTAAAGAAATCAAACCGCAGGTATTCGCTGGATTGTATCCGGTGGAATCCAATCAATACGATGCCTTGCGTTCGGCGTTGGAAAAATTGAAGCTGAACGATTCGTCGCTGCATTTCGAGCCGGAGGTTTCGCAGGCACTGGGCTTCGGCTTTCGCTGCGGTTTTCTGGGCTTGCTGCACATGGATATCGTGCAGGAACGGCTGGAAAGGGAATACGATATGGATTTGATTACGACCGCACCCACTGTGGTTTATCAGGTGCTGATGCGCGACGGCAGCGTAATTGAAATTGAAAACCCGTCCAAGATTCCGGATCTCTCCAAAATTGATGAGATACGCGAACCGATTATCACGTCGACCATCATTGTGCCGGAAGAATATGTAGGCGCGGTGATTACCCTGTGCGTCAGCAAGCGTGGCAACCAAACCAATATGCAGTATATGGGTAAGCAAGTGATGCTGACCTATGAAATGCCATTGAATGAAGTCGTCATGGATTTCTTTGACCGGCTGAAATCGACCAGTCGCGGTTATGCGTCACTGGATTATGAATTCAAGGAATTTCGCGCTTCCGATTTGGTGAAGCTGGATGTGCTGATTAATGGCGATAAAGTCGATGCGTTGTCACTGATTATCCACCGCAGCAACAGTCAATACCGCGGACGGGAATTGGTGCAGAAAATGCGCGAATTGATCCCGCGCCAAATGTTTGATATCGCGGTGCAGGCGGCGGTCGGCGCGCATATTATCGCGCGTGAAACGGTTAAAGCATTGCGCAAGAATGTGTTGGCAAAATGTTACGGTGGCGATATCACCCGTAAACGAAAGTTGCTGGAGAAGCAAAAAGCGGGTAAAAAGCGAATGAAACGGGTGGGCAATGTGGAAATTCCGCAAGAAGCATTTCTGGCAATTTTGCAGGTTGATAATAAATAA
- a CDS encoding DegQ family serine endoprotease translates to MLRFLIISLLLYTSSTLAQTGQLPDFAGLVEKHGAAVVNISAVQNSNTVSNQMLPEMPGIPENSPFYDFFKRHMQPFPAPRKSEPKSLGSGFIISSDGYILTNAHVIETADEITVKLNDKREFAAEVIGTDRKTDIALIKINASDLPKVTQGNPENLKVGEWVVAIGSPFGFEHSVTAGIVSAKGRSLAQESYVPFIQTDVAINPGNSGGPLFNMRGEVVGINSQIYSRTGGFMGLSFAIPINVATEIANQLKVSGKVSRGRIGVMIQEVTKELAESFGLSDSTGALVVSVEKGGPADQAGIKPRDIILKFDEKEVATSADLPRIVGNTKPKSKVSIEVWRDGTVKTVKVEVGETPSDETAENRKHKPGKKQNASNRLGLALSEITEEQQKQLEIISGLLVEDMQTGIASRSGIRIGDIILGLNSKDVKTVEQFNELLNQVKSGKNIALLVKRGDVTTFITMKLSDDDKKE, encoded by the coding sequence ATGCTTCGATTCCTGATCATTTCATTGCTTTTGTATACCTCATCAACCTTGGCGCAAACCGGCCAATTGCCCGATTTTGCCGGACTTGTCGAGAAACATGGCGCAGCGGTGGTGAATATCAGTGCGGTGCAGAATTCAAATACGGTGAGCAATCAGATGCTTCCTGAAATGCCGGGTATTCCGGAGAACTCACCGTTTTATGATTTCTTCAAGCGGCATATGCAACCCTTTCCCGCGCCGAGGAAATCCGAACCCAAGTCTTTGGGTTCCGGTTTTATCATCAGCTCGGATGGTTATATTCTGACCAATGCGCACGTTATCGAGACGGCTGATGAAATTACAGTAAAACTGAACGACAAACGTGAATTTGCAGCCGAAGTCATCGGCACCGACCGGAAAACCGATATTGCCTTAATTAAAATCAATGCGTCCGACTTGCCTAAAGTCACACAGGGAAATCCGGAAAATCTCAAAGTCGGTGAATGGGTGGTGGCCATCGGCTCGCCGTTCGGTTTCGAGCATAGCGTGACGGCAGGCATCGTGAGCGCAAAAGGCCGCTCGCTGGCACAGGAAAGTTATGTCCCGTTTATCCAAACCGATGTGGCGATCAATCCGGGAAACTCCGGCGGGCCGTTGTTCAATATGCGCGGTGAAGTAGTCGGCATTAATTCCCAGATTTACAGCCGGACAGGCGGATTCATGGGATTGTCGTTTGCCATACCGATTAATGTTGCGACTGAAATCGCGAATCAACTAAAAGTCAGCGGTAAAGTCAGCCGGGGAAGGATCGGTGTCATGATTCAGGAAGTGACCAAAGAACTCGCGGAATCTTTCGGTTTGTCCGACAGTACTGGCGCGTTGGTCGTTTCGGTCGAGAAGGGCGGACCTGCCGATCAAGCGGGGATCAAGCCGCGCGACATCATTTTGAAGTTTGACGAGAAAGAAGTTGCAACCTCTGCGGATTTGCCGCGCATCGTCGGTAATACCAAACCCAAATCCAAAGTTTCGATCGAGGTTTGGCGTGATGGCACTGTGAAAACAGTAAAGGTCGAGGTTGGAGAAACGCCTTCCGATGAAACGGCGGAGAACCGCAAGCACAAGCCGGGTAAGAAACAGAATGCGTCGAATCGCCTGGGGTTGGCGTTAAGCGAAATCACTGAAGAGCAACAGAAACAACTGGAGATTATCAGCGGCTTATTGGTCGAAGACATGCAAACAGGTATTGCCAGCCGTTCCGGAATTCGCATTGGCGATATCATTCTGGGCTTAAACAGTAAAGATGTGAAAACGGTTGAGCAATTTAATGAATTGCTGAATCAGGTCAAAAGCGGAAAAAATATCGCCTTGCTGGTAAAAAGAGGGGATGTCACAACTTTCATCACCATGAAGCTGAGCGATGACGACAAGAAAGAATGA